TTTCAGTACTCGGAAACCACACACGCTCTTGAGCAGACCGACTACAGGTGGCCGCATCACATTTCCTCTCCGGCTTGTTGGAATGATCGCTTGCGGGGAAGGCCCGCCTCCGTGCGCGACTCGCGAGCAGCACTTTTATGCACTTCGATGATAACGACCATACGTGCGCTGGGAATTTACAGATATTTAATATGAATATGCTAATCGACTATTTTTATGCGATGTCTTTTGAAATACTTTTTCATTAAAACCGGTAATTTCCTATCGTGAAATGTTGAGCCTCGTGTGGCGGCTAATGAATTGATCGTGGCCGCCAATATGTTGTTCGATTCGGCCAGAAAAATACGTCGCAAACCATCCTTCTGTACGATCAGACTCAGCAATTAATCCGGCTCAAAGCAAGCTGGAACAGGCAACTAATTTCCGGGGAAAATCAGATGGAGTGTCCTTCAGTCCTTTGCCGCACCAGCGCAATGCCGCCCCACGTTTCGCCTGAGCCTGCCATCGTGAGGCGTATTGGCCTAGTTCTGTTTGGCGGCTTTGCCCTTCCGGAGGCGGCAGCGGTCGTGGAGGTATTCCAGTCGGTGAATGCGCTCACTGAGGGCGAACGGCGCGACGGAATGCGTTACGACGTTAGTCTGTTGTCGATGGCGGGAGGCAGGATCGTCAGTTCTTCATCGGTATTCGTCTGGACCGAAGGCATCGAGGCGCGGCGCGACGCAGAGCGCTTTCACGCTTTGTTCATTGCTGGCGGTGTAGGGGTGAACGATGCGCTACACGATGAACGCCTGATTGCCTGGCTGCGTCGGACGCATCCGCGCAGCGACTTGGTATTCCCGATCGGCGAAGGACAATTGCTGCTAGACGTCGCCGGATTCGGGCAGGCCACTGGTGTTAGGCGCTACGGCAAACACGCTTGCGAAATGATGCAGATCGGCGCCGTCAACGGACCTTCGAGTGTCGCCGCCGGCCCGTTGCAAACAGCCATCGCAGTGGTTGAGGAGGATTTCGGTAGCGAAATTGCGCGTCAGATCGCTGACTGGGTCGCACCATCTCCGGATACCCGGTTTACTGCAATTGTGCGCAAGAATGCTTCGGTAGGCGTGAGCGAGAATATCAAGGCGTCGGCAAAATGGCTGGAGGCGAACGGTCACCGTCCGATCTCGATTGACGCTGCCGCGCAGATCGCCGGCATGAGCGAGCGCAATTTCCTCAGGCGTTTCAAGATCGAAATGGGTGTGACTCCGTCTGATTATTTGCTGTACGTGCGGCTTGATATGAGCTGTCGCCTGCTTGTTGAAACCGCCCTGCCAGTCGACAAGGTGGCGCGTCATTGTGGCATTGGATGTGGCGGTCGGCTCGCGAAACTCTTCCGCAAGCATCTTGCGACGACACCTACCGAGTATCGCGCGAACAAGCGGGCTTGAGTGGCCTATAGCGGTGGGTGTATTTCGGAAATTGTTCGCCACGCTAATTACCATCGGGTTGGAAGCTGGTCGAATGGTTAATCGTCAAAGCGCAGCTATTATTTCTCGCTATTTAATTGCTATTTTTTTCCGGTAGTTTTAGGTACGCGAATTGCTTACATCACGCATTGTCACCGTGCTGCATGGAGATTAATCAATCGCAATCTGATTCCTCTTCGATCGATGGTTTTTTGAACAATGGCCAACTGATGACTGTGATGGCCGGGGCGCCAGAAATGCATGAATTAGGCCTGGTTCGGCCAAAATCCGAATTGCTTCCGCCACGCGCGACTACGTGGCCAACTGGGGCCTTATGCTTCCGCCGAGTCGTTTCGGTACCTGGGTGGGCGACAACGAGCCGTTTGAATCGCAGCGGTCGTCACCGAGCTACTGATGGCAGCCTAAAGCGCCGCCCTTCGCGCACTTTGCGTCTGCGCGTCGCTGCCGAGGGTGCAGGTTTTCCGCTGCTATCGATGTGGGGCGGAGGTGGCCCGACCATGGATCGGCCATAGCAATCATATTCGGAGTCTTTTATGCTAAAAGTTACAAAAGCAGTGTTTCCGGTAGCTGGTCTTGGCACCCGATTTCTCCCTGCTACGAAGGCTAGCCCAAAGGAAATGCTGCCGATCGTCGATAAACCGCTGATTCAATATGCGGTGGAGGAGGCCATGGTCGCAGGCATCACCGAAATGATCTTCGTCACGGGCCGCAGCAAGCGTGCCATCGAAGACCATTTCGATAAGTCGTATGAAGTCGAGGCGGAACTGGAAGCGCGCGGTAAGAACAAGCTGCTGGAGTTGGTGCGCAGCATCAAACCGAGTCATGTTGACTGTTTTTATGTGCGTCAGTCGGAGGCGCTCGGCCTCGGGCACGCTGTGCTGTGCGCTGAGAAACTGGTGGGTGATAACCCGTTCGCCGTAATTCTCGCGGACGACTTGCTATACGGCACCCCCCCTGTCATGACGCAGATGATCGAGGTGTTCGATCATTATCATAGCTCGGTGATCGGTGTTGAGGAAATCGCGGCGCAAGATACCAAGTCGTACGGAATCATCGACGGCAAGGAATGGGGGGATTCAATTATCAAAATGGCGGGCATCGTTGAAAAGCCTGAGCCGAGTATGGCACCTTCGAACCTGGGTGTGGTGGGTCGATACGTGCTGAAGCCGCGAATTTTCAAACATCTTCGCGCAATCACGCCGGGCGCGGGCGGCGAACTCCAGTTGACGGATGCGATCCAGTCGCTGCTAGCCGATGAACAGGTACTTGCATACAAGTACGACGGCACGCGCTTTGACTGCGGCAGCAAGCTCGGCTATCTGAAAGCGGGGGTGGAATTTGCACTGCGGCATCCCGAGGTACGCGTCGAGTTTCGTGCTTACCTTGAGCAGCATCTGTCTCTCCTGCCGCTGTGAGGTCGCCGCGCCTCGTGTAAAGCATATTCATATATTGCTGTGTTGCACAGCATGTGAATACTGAGCCGGATTGTCAGCGTTTGCCGTTAAAGCAGTATGGTTCCGCGCGGACTTGACGTGTTGCCCGCCACAGCAAGGCGATGCGCATTTCGCGCGATTTACAGCCAGACGTGCTATCGCCGCTCAGCAGGCTCTTCGCGAGCGCCCTGCCATCTAGCTGAATCAGAAAAACCACCAATTGCGTTGGCGAAAACGATCTCTCCGACGCATCGAAACGCTCGCCGATGCGAGGTCGGCAGAATTCGTCAAAATATTGAATCCAAAGAACGCGATATTCGGCCATCTGCGATGCGTGATATTTTCAAGTAGATCAACATCATTATTTAATTTATAGAGGATGCCGAATAATGTGATGGAGGATCATCGAATAATCGTGGACCGGACATCCGCCGCTGAAGCTTCTGCCTGAATGTTGCAATCGGTCCGTGACCGCCAACGTATTATCCTATTCGGCCATCCAGCGATCTTATGTGTGCCGCTTGTGTACGATTGTCCAGACTGTCAAAACGGCTCGAATGTAGCCGTAGGAGGCGACTTATCTTCCGAGGGGGATGGCTGGATGGCAGTTTTTTTTGCCCGCAGTAGTCGGGATGCGACTCAGTCTCAGGTATTCCATGACGTTCGCTCCGTAAGACGTATAGGCATTGCACTGTTCGACGGTTTCTCGCTACCAGAGGTAGCCACGGTAGTGGAGATTTTCCAGTCAGCCAATGCGCTCTGCATGTCCTTGCGCAGAGGTGGGCCTCGCTACGACGTTCATCTCGTGTCGGTCAGCGGTGGCAGGATAGCGAGTTCGTCATCGGTGTTTGTTTGGACCGACAGTATCAAATCACGTGGTCATGCTGAAGATTTTCATGCGCTCTTTATCGCCGGAGATGCAGGCGTCCACAGCATGCTGAGTGAAGAACACCTGATTGCCTGGTTGAGCCAACTCGACTTGCGCAGCGAACGGATTTTTCCAATTTCCGAAAGACGCTTGCTACTGAACGTCGCTGAATCATCGAATACTTTCCGCAAATTTCGCCGTGGCGAAGGTGCTCATGAAGTCGCGTGGAACGGACTGAAAGTGTCTGCTTCCCAGCGATCAAGCACTCCGCCGCGAGCGGCACTAGCGCTGATTGAAGAGGACCTCGGCGCGGAAATCGCGCGAGAAATATCCGGCTCTCTAAGGTTGCGCTATGACGAACAGTTTACCCCCGTTCCAAAGAAGAACGCGTTCGGAGCTGTAAGCGAAAAGATACAGTCGTCGGCACAATGGTTGGACATGAACTGCGGAAGAACGATCACGATTGAAGAAGCGGCGCAATTCGTCGCGATGAGTGAGCGGAATTTCTTGCGCCGCTTCAAGACGGAAATGGGTGTGACACCGTCCGACTACCTCTTATACGGTCGAATTGACAAGTGCTGCCACCTTCTTTCCGAAACGGATCTTCCGGTCGACAAGATCGCGCGGCGATGCGGAATCGGAAGTGGCGGACAGCTTTCGAAAGTATTTCGTAAATACCTTGGAGTAACGCCGACAGAGTACCGTGCAAGCAAACGGTCGTTTCGTTAGGTACGTCGACAGATGCGATAAAAGACTATTCGTGGGGTGCATCGGTCGAATGACATGCAGCCGAATCAACGGATGCATGTCGACCATGAGTGGGGATTGCGATCAATAAACCTCGGCAACGCTAAAACT
The Paraburkholderia sp. BL23I1N1 DNA segment above includes these coding regions:
- a CDS encoding GlxA family transcriptional regulator; amino-acid sequence: MECPSVLCRTSAMPPHVSPEPAIVRRIGLVLFGGFALPEAAAVVEVFQSVNALTEGERRDGMRYDVSLLSMAGGRIVSSSSVFVWTEGIEARRDAERFHALFIAGGVGVNDALHDERLIAWLRRTHPRSDLVFPIGEGQLLLDVAGFGQATGVRRYGKHACEMMQIGAVNGPSSVAAGPLQTAIAVVEEDFGSEIARQIADWVAPSPDTRFTAIVRKNASVGVSENIKASAKWLEANGHRPISIDAAAQIAGMSERNFLRRFKIEMGVTPSDYLLYVRLDMSCRLLVETALPVDKVARHCGIGCGGRLAKLFRKHLATTPTEYRANKRA
- a CDS encoding GlxA family transcriptional regulator; translated protein: MAVFFARSSRDATQSQVFHDVRSVRRIGIALFDGFSLPEVATVVEIFQSANALCMSLRRGGPRYDVHLVSVSGGRIASSSSVFVWTDSIKSRGHAEDFHALFIAGDAGVHSMLSEEHLIAWLSQLDLRSERIFPISERRLLLNVAESSNTFRKFRRGEGAHEVAWNGLKVSASQRSSTPPRAALALIEEDLGAEIAREISGSLRLRYDEQFTPVPKKNAFGAVSEKIQSSAQWLDMNCGRTITIEEAAQFVAMSERNFLRRFKTEMGVTPSDYLLYGRIDKCCHLLSETDLPVDKIARRCGIGSGGQLSKVFRKYLGVTPTEYRASKRSFR
- the galU gene encoding UTP--glucose-1-phosphate uridylyltransferase GalU; translated protein: MLKVTKAVFPVAGLGTRFLPATKASPKEMLPIVDKPLIQYAVEEAMVAGITEMIFVTGRSKRAIEDHFDKSYEVEAELEARGKNKLLELVRSIKPSHVDCFYVRQSEALGLGHAVLCAEKLVGDNPFAVILADDLLYGTPPVMTQMIEVFDHYHSSVIGVEEIAAQDTKSYGIIDGKEWGDSIIKMAGIVEKPEPSMAPSNLGVVGRYVLKPRIFKHLRAITPGAGGELQLTDAIQSLLADEQVLAYKYDGTRFDCGSKLGYLKAGVEFALRHPEVRVEFRAYLEQHLSLLPL